The Gasterosteus aculeatus chromosome 8, fGasAcu3.hap1.1, whole genome shotgun sequence genome has a window encoding:
- the tm2d1 gene encoding TM2 domain-containing protein 1 — MHQCHVTKINMASSRRPLVCLRSGIWSLLLYSVYTHLKLVLAEEVDSCENLRLGQYLCNDPKINKDTQEPENCTDMTAWVECLPAPNISCRLSNGTEFRFSGEEVGFNKTIPCRNVSGYSYKVAVALSLFLGWLGADRFYLGYPALGLLKFCTVGFCGIGTLIDFILIAMQIVGPADGSNYIVDYYGARLTQLSITNQTYRKPHLSL; from the exons ATGCACCAGTGTCACGTGACAAAGATAAACATGGCGTCTTCCCGGAGACCGCTAGTTTGTTTACGCTCCGGGATTTGGAGCTTGTTGTTATACAGTGTTTACACTCATTTGAAGCTCGTTCTGGCAGAGGAGGTGGACAGCTGCGAGAACTTGAGACTCGGACA GTATCTCTGCAACGACCCAAAGATCAACAAAGACACGCAGGAGCCGGAGAACTGCACGGACATGACGGCCTGGG TGGAGTGCCTTCCAGCTCCGAACATCAGCTGTCGGCTCTCTAACGGGACAGAGTTCAGGTTCAGCGGTGAGGAGGTGGGCTTCAACAAAACCATCCCCTGCAGGAACGT GAGTGGTTATTCCTACAAAGTAGCCGTGGCTTTGTCTCTGTTCCTTGGCTGGCTGGGGGCAGACCGCTTCTACCTGGGATACCCTGCTCTAG gactGTTGAAGTTCTGCACCGTTGGCTTCTGTGGAATTGGTACTCTGATCGACTTCATACTGATCGCCATGCAG ATCGTGGGTCCCGCTGACGGGTCAAACTACATCGTGGATTATTACGGCGCCCGGCTGACCCAACTGTCCATCACCAACCAGACGTACAGGAAGCCACACCTGTCTCTGTGA